A window of the Lysinibacillus irui genome harbors these coding sequences:
- a CDS encoding class A sortase, whose product MKHYKRILLILILIIGLLLIFIQPIQNAIIDRLSDQLNTADYSATDIEKNNQAHADFEFDNVQSLSIAEVLQAQIKASNMPVIGSIIVPNVQMQLPILKGVGNAVLAAGAGTLKPDQQLGQGNYALAGHYFENKDILFSPLYQAQVGDIIYVTDMTDVYEYKLATKKVIAATDIYIIDDLPDQTLLTLITCAEKGTKRLAIQADFVQSYPIEDAQDILQP is encoded by the coding sequence TTGAAGCACTACAAACGAATCTTACTTATTTTAATACTGATTATTGGTCTATTACTTATTTTTATTCAGCCCATTCAAAATGCAATTATTGACCGTTTAAGTGATCAATTAAATACAGCCGATTATAGTGCAACGGATATTGAAAAAAACAATCAAGCACATGCAGATTTTGAGTTTGACAATGTACAATCACTTTCTATTGCAGAGGTGCTCCAAGCGCAAATAAAGGCTAGCAATATGCCTGTAATAGGCAGTATTATCGTGCCAAATGTACAGATGCAGCTTCCTATTTTAAAGGGCGTTGGCAACGCTGTCCTTGCCGCTGGGGCTGGTACACTGAAGCCTGATCAGCAGCTTGGACAAGGAAACTATGCGTTAGCAGGTCATTATTTCGAGAATAAGGATATTCTATTTAGCCCACTCTATCAAGCACAAGTTGGCGACATCATTTATGTAACAGATATGACAGATGTGTATGAATATAAATTGGCAACCAAAAAAGTGATTGCTGCAACAGATATTTATATTATTGACGACCTTCCTGACCAAACATTACTAACATTGATTACTTGTGCAGAGAAAGGAACGAAGCGACTAGCTATACAGGCAGACTTTGTGCAAAGCTATCCTATAGAAGATGCACAGGATATCCTTCAGCCCTAA
- a CDS encoding 2-hydroxymuconate tautomerase, whose amino-acid sequence MPYVTVKMLEGRTEEQKRALVKEVTEAVSRTVNAPAENVTVFIEEMSKNHYGVAGVRFSDK is encoded by the coding sequence ATGCCATACGTAACAGTGAAAATGCTTGAAGGTCGTACAGAGGAACAAAAACGTGCTCTTGTCAAAGAAGTAACAGAGGCCGTTTCTCGCACGGTAAATGCACCTGCAGAAAATGTAACAGTTTTTATCGAAGAAATGTCTAAAAACCATTACGGCGTTGCAGGCGTACGTTTTAGTGATAAATAA
- a CDS encoding YwhD family protein, whose product MANEEKPKQKMGFTIIKNDPTDGHKGFGIGSLSLENVSPVIIDVEEGTASVEIGAMHARSDVERGIKFTVDRADSEGGKPYWLVWVTIDHKEDGPYYAGVTACEMVVNREKRRGYKILADHVNKMDKSMKRQIIVEHMDAPSKKVLATFLEQLNPELWKRSEEQLRQDLFVE is encoded by the coding sequence ATGGCAAATGAAGAAAAACCAAAACAAAAAATGGGTTTTACCATTATAAAAAATGATCCAACAGATGGACATAAAGGGTTTGGAATTGGTTCACTTTCACTAGAGAATGTATCGCCCGTGATAATTGATGTAGAAGAGGGGACGGCTTCTGTTGAGATTGGTGCGATGCATGCACGTAGTGATGTAGAACGAGGTATTAAATTTACGGTAGATCGCGCTGATTCAGAGGGTGGAAAACCGTATTGGCTAGTATGGGTGACTATCGATCATAAAGAGGATGGGCCATACTATGCAGGTGTAACTGCTTGTGAAATGGTTGTTAATCGCGAAAAGCGTCGTGGTTATAAAATTTTAGCTGACCATGTAAACAAAATGGATAAATCCATGAAGCGTCAAATTATTGTAGAGCATATGGATGCACCGTCTAAAAAAGTATTGGCTACTTTCCTAGAGCAACTTAATCCTGAATTATGGAAACGTAGTGAGGAGCAATTGCGTCAAGACTTATTTGTTGAATAG
- a CDS encoding transglycosylase domain-containing protein, with protein sequence MKRKSYHRKQKRVKRTRKTLTLFVAFASAIVVAFVALRIYVQVAGAPPLTVPKASIFLDENENQIGDHFTNQRRYWVGLDEMSPYLKEAVVAVEDKDFYKHGGFDYSRIAGAILVDIKAGGKVQGASTITQQYARNLYLSHEKSWTRKLNEALYAYRLEVFYDKDEILEGYLNTVYYGHGMYGVEAASRFYFGKSASDLTLAEAAMLTGVPKGPSIYSPIANLEKATNRQHVILKLMADQGAISQEEKTRAENEQLVLKNDSWVATKSVAPYFLDVAWQEASEILKTKNLDISEGGWTIQTTLNLEHQKAAEEAVAKNMPANDLQTAFVSMESKTGAVTALVGGRDYSVSSFNRVTQAKRQPGSTIKPILYAAALENGYTPLTFLDVGETTFTYDNGRGTYAPKNVNGQFADHDMTMAQAIAISDNIYAVKTLEDIGFKEFHDMANRFSVGIGAKDNLSIALGTIETTLYEMTNAYNILASQGQQTIPTTIVSIKNANGDVIYENKDVTSKAEKAISKENAFILTEMMTGIFDPVFSDYSPATGISIRSRMTHTYAAKSGSTNSDQWLIGFTPSLTAGVWNGYDQGKNLTTKEDTSATKQIWIDFMETVNKGTKNEDFKKPKGVEGVVIDIETGKLATDACPKQRLIYVESKDVPTEKCTNFDILDSNTWGEFWNMLPFSLFKGDEKNKQ encoded by the coding sequence ATGAAACGAAAAAGCTATCATCGAAAGCAAAAGCGTGTAAAGCGCACCCGTAAAACCCTTACTCTTTTTGTCGCCTTTGCATCTGCAATTGTCGTAGCATTTGTCGCTCTCCGCATCTATGTTCAAGTGGCTGGTGCACCGCCTTTAACCGTACCGAAAGCCTCCATCTTCTTAGATGAAAATGAGAACCAAATTGGGGACCACTTTACAAATCAACGACGTTATTGGGTTGGTCTCGATGAGATGTCACCTTATTTAAAAGAAGCAGTAGTTGCTGTTGAGGATAAAGATTTTTATAAACATGGCGGTTTTGATTATTCACGTATTGCTGGTGCCATTTTAGTGGATATTAAAGCTGGTGGAAAGGTCCAAGGAGCTAGTACAATTACGCAGCAATATGCACGTAACCTTTATCTTTCCCATGAAAAATCTTGGACACGTAAGTTAAATGAAGCCCTTTATGCTTATAGATTAGAAGTTTTTTATGATAAGGACGAAATACTAGAGGGATATTTAAATACTGTCTACTATGGTCACGGCATGTATGGTGTGGAAGCTGCGAGTCGGTTTTACTTCGGGAAATCTGCCAGCGATTTAACCCTTGCAGAAGCAGCCATGTTAACGGGTGTTCCAAAGGGACCAAGTATCTATTCGCCGATTGCCAATTTAGAAAAGGCTACAAATCGCCAACATGTTATTTTAAAGCTTATGGCAGATCAAGGGGCTATTTCACAAGAGGAAAAAACACGTGCTGAAAATGAACAGCTTGTCTTAAAAAATGATAGTTGGGTTGCAACAAAATCTGTCGCTCCTTATTTCCTTGATGTTGCTTGGCAAGAGGCCAGTGAAATTTTAAAAACAAAAAATCTCGATATTAGTGAAGGTGGCTGGACGATTCAAACGACGCTTAACCTGGAGCATCAAAAAGCAGCTGAAGAAGCAGTTGCAAAAAATATGCCTGCGAATGATCTCCAAACAGCATTCGTTAGTATGGAATCGAAAACAGGTGCTGTTACTGCATTAGTTGGAGGCCGTGATTATTCAGTGAGCTCATTTAACCGTGTAACGCAAGCTAAACGTCAACCAGGTTCTACTATAAAGCCGATATTGTATGCGGCCGCACTAGAAAATGGCTACACACCACTTACTTTTTTAGATGTCGGTGAAACGACCTTTACTTATGATAATGGTCGTGGAACGTATGCACCTAAAAACGTCAATGGTCAGTTTGCAGATCATGATATGACAATGGCGCAAGCAATTGCTATTTCAGATAATATATACGCGGTTAAAACATTAGAGGACATCGGCTTCAAGGAATTTCATGATATGGCAAACCGTTTTAGCGTAGGGATTGGTGCGAAAGATAATTTATCAATCGCACTTGGTACAATTGAAACGACGCTATATGAAATGACAAATGCTTATAATATTTTAGCGTCGCAGGGACAGCAAACCATTCCAACAACAATTGTGTCCATTAAAAATGCAAATGGCGATGTTATTTATGAAAACAAAGATGTTACAAGCAAGGCTGAGAAGGCTATTTCAAAAGAAAATGCATTCATTTTAACTGAAATGATGACAGGTATTTTCGACCCTGTGTTCAGTGATTATTCACCTGCTACAGGAATTAGTATCCGTTCACGAATGACACATACTTATGCTGCCAAATCAGGCTCTACTAATAGTGACCAATGGCTAATTGGTTTCACACCAAGCCTAACTGCTGGTGTATGGAATGGCTACGACCAGGGTAAAAACCTTACAACAAAGGAAGACACTTCTGCCACAAAACAGATTTGGATCGACTTTATGGAAACTGTCAACAAAGGAACAAAAAATGAAGATTTTAAAAAACCTAAAGGTGTAGAAGGCGTTGTCATTGATATCGAAACAGGGAAACTAGCGACTGATGCTTGTCCTAAACAGCGTCTTATCTATGTTGAATCAAAAGATGTACCAACTGAAAAATGTACAAACTTCGATATTCTTGACAGTAATACATGGGGAGAGTTTTGGAACATGCTTCCATTCTCACTTTTCAAAGGCGATGAAAAAAATAAGCAATAA
- the speB gene encoding agmatinase has translation MRFDEAYSGNVFIKSHPTYEDAQAVIYGMPMDWTVSYRPGSRFGPQRIREVSIGLEEYSPYLDRELEEVKYFDAGDIPLPFGNAQRSLDEIEKFIEKLLADGKVPVGMGGEHLVSWPVMKAVSAKYDDLAIIHFDAHTDLRVEYEGEPLSHSTPIRKIAEHIGPKNVYSFGIRSGMKEEFEWAKENGMHISKFEVLEPLKEVLPTLAGRNVYVTIDIDVLDPAHAPGTGTVDCGGITSKELLASIHAIAASGVNVVGFDLVEVAPIYDSSEMTANTASKLLREMILGWVK, from the coding sequence ATGAGATTTGATGAAGCTTATTCAGGAAATGTTTTTATAAAAAGTCACCCTACTTATGAGGATGCACAAGCAGTTATTTATGGGATGCCAATGGATTGGACAGTAAGTTATCGTCCAGGATCACGCTTCGGTCCACAACGTATTCGTGAGGTATCAATTGGTCTTGAAGAGTACAGCCCATATTTAGATCGTGAGCTTGAAGAAGTTAAGTACTTCGATGCAGGTGATATTCCACTACCTTTCGGGAATGCACAGCGTTCATTAGATGAAATTGAAAAGTTCATTGAAAAATTATTAGCGGATGGCAAAGTTCCAGTTGGTATGGGAGGGGAACATTTAGTGTCTTGGCCTGTCATGAAGGCTGTTTCTGCTAAATACGATGACCTTGCGATTATTCACTTTGATGCACATACGGATTTACGTGTGGAATATGAAGGAGAGCCACTTTCTCACTCAACACCAATCCGTAAAATTGCAGAACATATCGGACCAAAGAATGTCTATTCATTTGGCATTCGTTCAGGCATGAAAGAAGAATTTGAATGGGCGAAGGAAAACGGCATGCACATTTCAAAATTTGAAGTGCTTGAACCATTAAAAGAAGTGCTACCAACATTAGCTGGACGCAATGTTTATGTAACAATCGATATTGATGTTTTAGATCCAGCCCATGCACCAGGTACTGGGACGGTTGATTGTGGTGGTATTACATCCAAAGAATTACTAGCCTCTATCCATGCTATTGCAGCAAGTGGTGTAAATGTTGTAGGCTTTGACCTTGTAGAAGTAGCACCAATCTACGACTCATCAGAAATGACAGCAAACACAGCCTCTAAATTATTACGTGAAATGATTTTAGGCTGGGTAAAATAA
- the yidC gene encoding membrane protein insertase YidC: MLTFLAQPIIYLIHFIHSFTGSYAISVIGITIAVRLMLMPLFIRSAQHQKRSKELMTSIKPELDALTAKFKNSNNESEKIKVQHQIQELTAGSLKSSLLGCLPIIIQLPILFSLYYAIKLDSVIASENFLWMNLGTIDIGISMIACLIYLIQSCISLEKSQPLNMKVMVFVNPIMILIFSLFNPAIIPIYWTVSALLLMIQQLIIKKRYR; the protein is encoded by the coding sequence TTGTTAACATTTTTAGCACAACCTATCATTTACCTCATACATTTCATCCATTCTTTCACAGGAAGCTATGCGATTAGTGTTATTGGTATTACGATAGCGGTAAGATTAATGCTTATGCCGTTATTTATTCGATCGGCTCAACACCAAAAGCGTTCAAAAGAATTAATGACGTCAATTAAGCCTGAATTAGATGCGCTAACTGCTAAGTTTAAGAATAGTAATAACGAATCTGAAAAAATAAAGGTTCAACATCAAATTCAGGAGTTAACAGCAGGTTCTTTAAAAAGTTCGTTATTAGGTTGTTTGCCAATCATTATTCAATTACCTATATTATTTTCACTGTATTATGCGATTAAACTAGATTCAGTTATCGCAAGTGAAAATTTCCTTTGGATGAATTTAGGTACGATAGATATTGGCATTTCGATGATTGCTTGTTTGATCTATTTAATTCAAAGCTGCATTTCTTTAGAAAAAAGCCAGCCATTAAATATGAAGGTTATGGTGTTCGTTAATCCAATCATGATCCTTATTTTTAGTTTGTTCAACCCTGCGATTATTCCAATATACTGGACTGTTAGTGCTTTATTATTAATGATTCAACAATTGATTATAAAAAAAAGGTATAGATAG
- a CDS encoding DUF1934 domain-containing protein — protein MANDVRSQVNIKLISTIHPSDGESESYEMWLKGQLLEKAGSLYLKYEEVQEDKTIRTTMKLGQEKALIMRAGAVNMRLPLNIIEQQMGHYESEFGSMPLVIDTKKMTFTKQAVGGDFHVQYDLLMGGQSVGNYTLDITFTEVQ, from the coding sequence ATGGCGAACGATGTAAGATCGCAAGTGAACATTAAGCTCATTTCTACAATTCATCCAAGCGATGGAGAGTCCGAAAGTTATGAAATGTGGCTTAAAGGGCAGCTACTTGAAAAAGCAGGAAGCTTGTATTTGAAATATGAAGAGGTGCAGGAGGATAAAACCATCCGCACAACGATGAAATTAGGTCAAGAGAAGGCACTCATTATGCGTGCTGGAGCGGTTAATATGCGGTTACCACTTAACATAATTGAACAACAAATGGGACATTATGAGAGTGAGTTCGGTTCCATGCCACTCGTTATAGATACGAAGAAAATGACATTTACGAAGCAGGCAGTAGGCGGAGATTTCCATGTACAGTACGATTTACTAATGGGTGGGCAATCCGTTGGCAACTATACATTAGATATTACATTTACGGAGGTACAATGA
- the argS gene encoding arginine--tRNA ligase, whose amino-acid sequence MNAVEQVQQAIKAALAQAVEKAGLVEAGTELTIHLETPKDKANGDYATNIAMQLTKLAKKPPRAIAEAILENLDTAGTDIEKIDIAGPGFMNITVRKDFLTGVVTQVLEQGADYGRSNAGAGEKIQVEFVSANPTGDLHLGHARGASVGDSLCNVLDMAGYNVSREYYINDAGNQINNLAYSLEARYKQALGLDAEMPEDGYHGQDIIDIAGKLVKEHGDAILAKSDEERFAFFRQHGLALELDKLKTDLANFRVNFDVWYSETSLYENGKIEVALDKLKANGHVFEEDGATWFRSTTFGDDKDRVLIKNDGSFTYLTPDIAYHEDKIVRGFDKLINIWGADHHGYIPRMKAAIQALGYDRDTLEVEVIQMVQLYKNGEKFKMSKRTGNAVTMRELVEEVGLDAVRYFFVKTAGDSHMDFDLDLAVSQSNENPVYYAQYAHARISSILRSANEQGFAATTEHLNLLTAEKEIDLLKKIGDFPRVVAEAAKHRTPHRIANYIQETAAAFHSFYNAEKVLDASNKELTEARLALITAVRTTIANALRLIGVSAPEKM is encoded by the coding sequence ATGAACGCAGTAGAACAAGTACAACAGGCTATAAAAGCAGCACTAGCTCAAGCTGTTGAAAAAGCTGGCTTAGTGGAGGCTGGCACAGAATTAACGATTCACCTGGAAACACCAAAGGATAAAGCAAATGGTGACTATGCAACTAACATTGCGATGCAATTAACGAAGCTTGCTAAAAAGCCACCACGTGCCATTGCAGAAGCTATTTTAGAAAACCTTGATACAGCTGGAACAGATATCGAAAAAATCGACATTGCTGGTCCTGGTTTCATGAATATTACCGTGCGTAAAGATTTCCTAACAGGGGTAGTTACACAGGTCCTTGAGCAAGGCGCTGACTATGGTCGTTCAAATGCTGGCGCAGGTGAAAAAATTCAAGTGGAGTTCGTTTCTGCGAACCCTACAGGGGATCTTCATTTAGGACATGCGCGTGGAGCATCTGTCGGAGATTCATTGTGTAATGTATTAGATATGGCTGGTTACAATGTCTCACGTGAGTACTATATTAATGATGCAGGAAATCAAATTAATAACCTTGCTTATTCATTAGAAGCACGCTATAAGCAAGCGTTAGGACTAGATGCTGAAATGCCAGAGGACGGCTACCATGGCCAAGATATTATTGATATCGCTGGCAAGCTTGTGAAAGAGCATGGGGATGCTATTCTTGCAAAATCAGATGAAGAGCGTTTTGCATTCTTCCGCCAGCACGGTTTGGCGTTGGAATTAGATAAATTAAAAACAGACTTAGCAAACTTCCGCGTGAACTTTGATGTTTGGTATTCAGAAACATCTCTATATGAAAACGGTAAAATTGAAGTAGCTTTAGATAAATTAAAAGCAAATGGCCATGTGTTTGAAGAGGATGGTGCCACTTGGTTCCGCTCTACAACATTTGGGGATGATAAAGACCGTGTGTTAATTAAAAATGATGGGTCTTTCACATATTTAACGCCAGATATTGCTTACCATGAGGATAAAATTGTTCGTGGCTTCGATAAGTTAATCAATATTTGGGGAGCTGACCACCACGGGTATATTCCACGTATGAAAGCAGCGATTCAAGCACTTGGCTATGATCGCGATACATTAGAAGTTGAAGTGATTCAAATGGTTCAGCTTTATAAAAACGGAGAAAAATTCAAGATGTCTAAACGTACAGGGAACGCAGTAACGATGCGTGAGCTTGTTGAAGAGGTAGGCCTTGACGCAGTTCGTTACTTCTTCGTGAAAACAGCTGGCGATTCTCATATGGACTTTGATCTTGATCTTGCTGTATCACAATCTAATGAAAACCCAGTGTACTATGCACAATATGCACATGCACGTATTTCGTCTATTTTACGTTCAGCAAATGAGCAAGGTTTTGCTGCCACAACAGAACATTTGAATCTGTTAACAGCAGAAAAAGAAATTGATTTACTGAAAAAAATCGGCGATTTCCCGAGAGTGGTTGCTGAAGCAGCGAAACACCGTACACCTCACCGTATCGCAAACTATATTCAAGAAACAGCAGCTGCATTCCATAGTTTCTATAATGCAGAAAAAGTATTAGATGCTTCAAACAAAGAATTAACAGAGGCTCGTTTAGCATTAATTACAGCTGTACGCACAACAATTGCCAACGCACTGCGTTTAATCGGCGTATCTGCACCAGAAAAAATGTAA
- a CDS encoding MerR family transcriptional regulator codes for MITIQEVAKQFNVSTRTIRYYEELGLLCPHRSSTNQRTFSRKELAKLKLIFRGKRYGFSLEEIKEMVLLFDFDRSGIQQLERTVEYGEQKIQEIDHKIAELTQMKQELQQMHSMFNEKLATLKGEMHDE; via the coding sequence TTGATAACAATTCAGGAGGTAGCAAAGCAGTTTAATGTGTCAACACGTACTATTCGTTATTATGAGGAACTTGGTCTTCTTTGTCCCCATCGTTCATCTACCAATCAACGAACCTTTTCAAGGAAAGAATTGGCGAAGCTCAAGCTTATATTCAGAGGAAAGCGTTACGGCTTTTCGTTAGAAGAAATTAAGGAAATGGTTTTACTGTTTGATTTTGATCGTTCGGGTATTCAGCAATTGGAGCGAACCGTTGAATACGGAGAACAAAAAATTCAAGAGATAGATCACAAAATAGCCGAGCTTACACAAATGAAGCAGGAGTTACAACAAATGCATAGCATGTTTAATGAAAAATTAGCGACTTTAAAGGGAGAGATGCACGATGAATAG
- a CDS encoding class I adenylate-forming enzyme family protein encodes MNSSNLLARNARKYPKKEAVICHGRRVNYLDLDEQVTRFSHALLEQGVKQGDKILIFMPNTLEFVVSYFAIQRIGAIVVPVNAKFTLQEVEYVAQHAEAKAIVVHEAIFTAVEHLAIVPIKIKTGSEKAGWLHYETMIQDASTQLIDCQLHEDDASTILYTSGTTGKPKGVLFSYRNILTVAQMIAVEMEVKPESRILLMMPLTHSAPLHLFLMAGVLVGSTNVLTPTFTPDLFIDSIEQEKTTHFFGAPVAYLLTAQMPRLKSADLSSMKWWVYGGAPLSQQEVRFIQQAFRTSNLTCVYGLTEAGPSGSLLFGKEHETKAGSIGQRAPLGTELKIVNDNGEDVSVGEVGEIVLLGEGNMLGYYKNEVATNAAFINGWLKTGDLARMDEDGFIWIVDRKKDVIISGGVNIYPKEIEDCLLGYEGIFEVAVIGVPHPQWGETVKAVYSANQEINENALKEYLEDHLAKYKIPRIFEKVKALPRNASGKILKQSLKGQEVR; translated from the coding sequence ATGAATAGTTCCAATTTGTTAGCACGTAATGCCCGTAAGTATCCAAAAAAAGAAGCCGTTATTTGTCATGGCAGAAGAGTGAATTACCTTGATTTAGATGAGCAAGTGACGCGATTTAGTCATGCCTTGCTGGAGCAAGGAGTAAAGCAGGGTGATAAGATTTTAATCTTTATGCCGAACACTTTAGAGTTTGTTGTGAGTTATTTTGCCATTCAGCGTATCGGAGCTATTGTTGTTCCAGTTAATGCGAAATTTACATTGCAGGAGGTCGAATATGTGGCGCAGCATGCCGAAGCGAAAGCCATTGTCGTTCATGAGGCCATTTTTACTGCAGTCGAGCATCTAGCTATTGTCCCAATAAAAATTAAAACAGGCTCAGAAAAAGCAGGCTGGCTTCATTATGAAACGATGATACAAGATGCTAGTACACAACTGATAGATTGTCAGCTTCATGAAGATGACGCTTCGACTATTTTGTATACTTCAGGTACAACAGGTAAACCAAAGGGTGTGTTATTTAGCTATCGTAATATATTAACAGTGGCACAAATGATAGCGGTTGAAATGGAAGTTAAGCCTGAGAGTCGGATTTTGCTCATGATGCCATTAACACACTCGGCACCATTGCATTTATTTTTAATGGCAGGCGTATTAGTAGGTTCGACAAATGTGTTAACACCAACTTTTACTCCTGATCTATTTATTGATTCAATTGAACAGGAAAAAACAACGCATTTCTTTGGTGCACCTGTTGCTTATCTATTAACAGCGCAGATGCCAAGATTGAAATCAGCTGATTTGTCTTCAATGAAGTGGTGGGTCTATGGTGGTGCACCCTTATCCCAGCAAGAGGTTCGTTTCATTCAACAAGCATTTCGAACAAGTAATTTAACTTGTGTGTATGGCTTAACGGAGGCGGGACCAAGTGGCTCATTATTGTTTGGGAAGGAACATGAAACAAAGGCAGGTAGTATTGGTCAGCGGGCCCCGCTTGGTACAGAATTAAAAATTGTCAATGATAATGGAGAAGATGTAAGTGTTGGTGAAGTAGGGGAAATTGTATTACTAGGTGAGGGGAATATGCTTGGCTACTACAAGAATGAGGTAGCGACTAATGCGGCCTTTATAAATGGTTGGTTGAAAACAGGGGACTTAGCTCGAATGGATGAGGACGGCTTTATTTGGATTGTTGATCGGAAAAAAGATGTGATTATTTCGGGCGGTGTCAATATTTATCCGAAAGAAATAGAAGATTGCCTATTAGGCTATGAGGGCATATTTGAAGTGGCAGTTATTGGTGTACCACATCCGCAATGGGGAGAAACGGTGAAGGCGGTTTATTCTGCTAATCAAGAAATTAATGAAAATGCTTTAAAAGAATATTTAGAGGACCATCTTGCGAAGTATAAAATTCCACGCATTTTTGAAAAAGTGAAAGCGCTACCACGAAATGCTTCAGGCAAAATTTTAAAACAATCCTTGAAGGGACAAGAGGTGAGATAG
- a CDS encoding acyl-CoA dehydrogenase family protein, whose amino-acid sequence MKVLQQEKTRPTNFFTDDETLQKVIEMMLDQEFLSYAKQELADFGELCAGDIDARAKHTDRQGEPRLQRYDAYGEEISEVWVNDGYKKTIEETYNTGIVGYVHKDIPQLGRKGNYVYSFAQGYLLSHAEPGFYCPVTLTMATAYLLDHYADDEVKQRFLPHVCATGDTELYEGATFLTERQGGSDVGANVVEARREGNEFRLYGEKYFASNAGMCGVAMVLARLEGAQAGSKGLTLFAVPWRKEDGTANHLRIRRLKDKLGVRAVPSGEVEFDGALAYVVGEQSKGIYYMLEALNLSRICNAVASIGIMRRGFLEAKHYVTNRYAFGKPLTQYPMIQDTLGKFAAKLHVEVATVFDLIQLYDKVTNGHGTQQDVIMNRLYIAIMKKETAEQAVHYASEAIELHGGNGYIEDFVTPRLLRDAQVLTVWEGTANILALELIRLVDKFQAHELFVNEMEERLEKLTDSALVQIVREQLVKLAGILQIFSALDDATKTFEAKDVAKKMALLYESVVAVEWAQKFGGKYEKLADVYLEQAWSLRQIGDQMKTVQYFSDIV is encoded by the coding sequence ATGAAAGTTTTACAACAGGAGAAAACGCGGCCGACGAATTTTTTTACAGATGATGAGACGCTCCAAAAAGTGATAGAAATGATGTTAGATCAAGAGTTTTTATCCTACGCAAAGCAAGAGCTAGCGGATTTCGGGGAGCTATGTGCAGGTGATATTGATGCAAGAGCGAAACATACAGATCGACAGGGGGAGCCTCGCCTTCAAAGGTATGATGCTTATGGTGAAGAGATATCAGAGGTTTGGGTCAATGATGGCTACAAAAAAACAATTGAGGAGACATATAATACAGGCATTGTTGGCTACGTGCACAAGGATATTCCGCAGCTAGGGCGCAAAGGAAATTATGTCTATAGCTTTGCGCAAGGCTATTTGCTGTCCCATGCAGAGCCAGGTTTTTATTGTCCTGTGACATTAACAATGGCTACTGCCTATCTATTAGATCATTATGCTGATGACGAGGTTAAACAGCGTTTCTTACCACATGTTTGTGCAACAGGTGATACAGAGTTATATGAAGGAGCAACATTTTTAACTGAACGTCAAGGGGGCTCAGATGTAGGGGCGAATGTTGTGGAAGCGAGAAGGGAAGGCAATGAATTTCGCCTCTATGGTGAAAAATACTTCGCTTCCAATGCCGGTATGTGTGGGGTAGCAATGGTGTTGGCACGTCTAGAAGGTGCACAAGCAGGCTCTAAAGGATTAACCTTATTTGCTGTTCCTTGGCGTAAAGAAGACGGAACGGCAAATCATCTACGTATTCGACGACTAAAAGATAAGTTGGGTGTTCGGGCAGTTCCATCTGGTGAGGTTGAATTTGATGGTGCACTTGCTTATGTTGTAGGTGAACAAAGTAAGGGGATTTATTATATGCTGGAGGCACTGAATCTCTCAAGAATTTGCAATGCCGTAGCATCGATTGGGATTATGCGTCGAGGTTTCTTAGAGGCGAAGCATTATGTGACAAATCGATATGCATTTGGCAAGCCTTTAACACAATACCCAATGATTCAAGATACATTAGGGAAATTTGCAGCTAAGCTACATGTAGAAGTAGCGACCGTTTTTGATCTTATTCAATTATACGATAAAGTAACGAATGGGCATGGAACACAACAAGATGTTATTATGAATCGTTTATATATTGCCATTATGAAAAAGGAAACGGCAGAGCAAGCGGTTCATTATGCTAGTGAAGCAATTGAATTACATGGTGGCAATGGTTATATTGAGGACTTTGTGACACCGCGCTTACTGAGAGATGCTCAAGTGTTGACGGTATGGGAGGGCACGGCTAATATTCTGGCGTTAGAGCTTATTCGGTTAGTGGATAAGTTTCAGGCACATGAGCTTTTTGTCAATGAGATGGAAGAACGGTTAGAAAAATTAACAGATAGCGCTTTGGTGCAAATTGTGAGAGAGCAATTGGTGAAACTAGCTGGGATCTTACAAATTTTTAGTGCTTTAGATGATGCCACGAAAACATTTGAAGCAAAAGATGTTGCAAAGAAAATGGCGCTGTTATATGAAAGTGTCGTAGCAGTTGAATGGGCGCAAAAATTTGGTGGAAAGTATGAAAAGCTTGCGGACGTTTATTTAGAACAGGCATGGTCATTGCGACAAATTGGAGATCAGATGAAAACCGTACAATATTTTTCTGATATTGTATAG